A stretch of Prionailurus bengalensis isolate Pbe53 chromosome E4, Fcat_Pben_1.1_paternal_pri, whole genome shotgun sequence DNA encodes these proteins:
- the LOC122476212 gene encoding olfactory receptor 6Y1, giving the protein MITKVLEAGNHTATIHFILLGFPTRPAFQLLLFFVFLATYLLTLLENALIILAIRGDRQLHKPMYFFLSHLSFLEMWYVTVISPKMLVDFLSHDKTISFNGCMTQLYFFVTFVCAEYLLLAVMAFDRHAAICNPLRYPVIVTNQLCGTLAGGCWLCGLTTATIKMVFIARLHYCGKPHINHYFCDISPLLSIPCEDSSQAEQVDFFLALVVIAVPLCAVVASYATIVSAILRIPSSQGRQKAFSTCASHLTVVILFYSTTLFTYARPKLMYTYSSNKVVSVLYTVIVPLLNPIIYCLRNQEVKAALKKTILCKGSRSRGDVALSN; this is encoded by the coding sequence ATGATCACCAAAGTTCTGGAAGCAGGTAACCACACAGCAACCATACATTTCATTCTTCTGGGATTTCCAACACGGCCAGCCTTCCAGCTTCTCCTCTTCTTCGTGTTCCTGGCAACCTACCTACTGACTCTGCTGGAGAACGCTCTCATCATCCTGGCCATTCGCGGTGACAGACAACTGCACAAGCCCATGTACTTCTTTCTGAGCCACCTCTCCTTCCTGGAGATGTGGTATGTCACCGTCATCAGCCCCAAGATGCTGGTGGACTTCCTCAGCCATGACAAGACCATTTCCTTCAATGGCTGCATGACTCAACTTTACTTCTTTGTGACCTTTGTCTGCGCAGAGTACCTCCTCCTCGCCGTTATGGCCTTTGACCGCCACGCGGCCATTTGTAATCCACTACGCTACCCAGTTATCGTGACCAACCAGCTCTGTGGTACCCTGGCAGGGGGATGCTGGCTCTGTGGACTCACAACTGCCACGATTAAGATGGTTTTCATAGCCCGACTCCACTACTGTGGCAAACCTCACATCAACCATTATTTCTGCGATATTTCTCCGCTCCTCAGCATCCCCTGCGAAGACTCCTCGCAGGCGGAGCAAGTAGACTTCTTTCTGGCCCTCGTGGTTATTGCCGTCCCCCTTTGTGCGGTGGTGGCGTCTTATGCCACCATTGTCAGTGCCATCCTTAGGATCCCTTCTTCACAAGGCCGCCAAAAGGCGTTTTCCACCTGTGCCTCTCACCTGACTGTTGTAATTCTCTTCTATTCCACAACCCTTTTCACCTATGCCCGCCCCAAGCTCATGTACACCTACAGTTCCAACAAAGTGGTATCTGTGCTCTACACGGTCATCGTCCCCCTCCTCAACCCCATCATCTACTGTCTGAGGAACCAGGAAGTAAAGGCAGCCCTCAAGAAGACCATATTGTGCAAAGGAAGTCGTTCCAGAGGGGATGTGGCTTTGAGCAATTAA